A DNA window from Ipomoea triloba cultivar NCNSP0323 chromosome 10, ASM357664v1 contains the following coding sequences:
- the LOC116031773 gene encoding serine carboxypeptidase-like 11 isoform X1 produces the protein MAVANLLRRRCCASLPLLLGTVVLVLGFCSSHVSLALAAAGSKVEYLPGFRHEGPLPFELETGYIGVGESEDIQLFYYFVKSESNHSVDPIVLWISGGPGCSSLYALTQELGPLLFDLPKNNSALPTLSLNPYSWTKVASFIFLDLPVGTGFSYVKSSKNYTSNSEETSDHGAEFLRKWLADHPEYPSNSFYVGGDSFSGVTVPMVVNAISYGINLGLNPQIDLKGYFVGNAFTYPISYIVQMIRGFGLIPDEMYKSYQECGGNLICLLNFLKIGQLTLVNFPQHILETNCIARNEIGASYGQSSVAKRFRGFNVHALDPYFLCKGAQLISQWANDGSVQEALHVRKGSIEEWVQCRDDLPFNRTVLDSRPYYAILSMQGYRSLIYSGDHDLFVCSLSTEAWTKSLGYSIIDDWRPWFLNNQIVGYTRTFSNNMTYAKIKGSGHIAPVYTPLECFIMFKRWISYEKL, from the exons atggCAGTGGCAAATCTTTTGCGACGAAGATGCTGCGCTTCTCTTCCTTTGCTTCTAGGAACCGTCGTCCTAGTTTTAGGGTTTTGTTCTTCACATGTTTCCTTAGCATTGGCAGCAGCAGGGTCTAAGGTGGAGTATCTCCCAGGGTTTCGTCACGAAGGTCCTCTTCCATTTGAACTTGAAACCGG TTATATCGGTGTCGGAGAATCGGAGGATATCCAActtttttactattttgtaaAATCAGAATCAAATCACAGTGTTGATCCTATCGTGCTTTGGATCTCTGGTGGCCCGGGTTGCTCTTCTTTGTACGCCCTAACTCAAGAATTGG GACCATTGTTATTTGATCTACCGAAGAATAACAGCGCCTTACCTACACTATCGTTGAATCCTTACTCATGGACAAAG GTTGCAAGTTTTATTTTCCTAGACTTACCCGTAGGAACAGGATTTTCATATGTTAAAAGTTCCAAAAATTATACTTCAAATAGTGAAGAAACAAGTGATCATGGAGCTGAATTTCTTCGCAAG TGGTTAGCAGATCATCCTGAATATCCATCTAACTCGTTCTATGTTGGTGGGGACTCATTTTCTGGTGTCACTGTTCCAATGGTTGTTAATGCAATATCATATG GGATTAATCTAGGACTTAATCCACAAATTGATCTTAAG GGTTACTTCGTTGGTAATGCGTTCACATATCCAATCAGTTATATTGTCCAAATGATTCGCGGATTTGGTCTTATTCCAGATGAAATGTATAAG TCATACCAGGAATGTGGAGGGAATCTCATTTGTCTGTTGAACTTCCTTAAAATCGGACAG TTGACTTTAGTAAATTTTCCGCAACATATTTTAGAGACAAATTGTATTGCGCGGAACGAAATTGGTGCCTCATATGGACAAAGCTCTGTTGCTAAAAGGTTCCGTGGCTTCAATGTACATGCCTTGGATCCTTATTTCTTATGTAAG GGTGCGCAACTCATATCTCAGTGGGCTAATGACGGTAGCGTTCAAGAGGCCCTCCATGTACGGAAG GGAAGCATTGAAGAGTGGGTGCAATGCAGAGATGATTTGCCATTCAACAGAACTGTGCTCGACAGCAGACCATATTATGCAATCCTTAGCATGCAAGGTTACAGATCTCTAATATACAG TGGAGATCATGATTTGTTTGTATGCTCACTTTCAACTGAAGCATGGACAAAGTCATTGGGTTATTCTATAATTGATGATTGGCGACCATGGTTTCTGAACAACCAAATTGTTGG CTATACAAGAACCTTCTCTAACAACATGACATATGCCAAAATCAAG GGATCGGGCCACATTGCTCCAGTATACACGCCCCTTGAATGCTTCATCATGTTTAAAAGATGGATATCGTatgaaaaactttaa
- the LOC116031773 gene encoding serine carboxypeptidase-like 11 isoform X2 translates to MAVANLLRRRCCASLPLLLGTVVLVLGFCSSHVSLALAAAGSKVEYLPGFRHEGPLPFELETGYIGVGESEDIQLFYYFVKSESNHSVDPIVLWISGGPGCSSLYALTQELGPLLFDLPKNNSALPTLSLNPYSWTKWLADHPEYPSNSFYVGGDSFSGVTVPMVVNAISYGINLGLNPQIDLKGYFVGNAFTYPISYIVQMIRGFGLIPDEMYKSYQECGGNLICLLNFLKIGQLTLVNFPQHILETNCIARNEIGASYGQSSVAKRFRGFNVHALDPYFLCKGAQLISQWANDGSVQEALHVRKGSIEEWVQCRDDLPFNRTVLDSRPYYAILSMQGYRSLIYSGDHDLFVCSLSTEAWTKSLGYSIIDDWRPWFLNNQIVGYTRTFSNNMTYAKIKGSGHIAPVYTPLECFIMFKRWISYEKL, encoded by the exons atggCAGTGGCAAATCTTTTGCGACGAAGATGCTGCGCTTCTCTTCCTTTGCTTCTAGGAACCGTCGTCCTAGTTTTAGGGTTTTGTTCTTCACATGTTTCCTTAGCATTGGCAGCAGCAGGGTCTAAGGTGGAGTATCTCCCAGGGTTTCGTCACGAAGGTCCTCTTCCATTTGAACTTGAAACCGG TTATATCGGTGTCGGAGAATCGGAGGATATCCAActtttttactattttgtaaAATCAGAATCAAATCACAGTGTTGATCCTATCGTGCTTTGGATCTCTGGTGGCCCGGGTTGCTCTTCTTTGTACGCCCTAACTCAAGAATTGG GACCATTGTTATTTGATCTACCGAAGAATAACAGCGCCTTACCTACACTATCGTTGAATCCTTACTCATGGACAAAG TGGTTAGCAGATCATCCTGAATATCCATCTAACTCGTTCTATGTTGGTGGGGACTCATTTTCTGGTGTCACTGTTCCAATGGTTGTTAATGCAATATCATATG GGATTAATCTAGGACTTAATCCACAAATTGATCTTAAG GGTTACTTCGTTGGTAATGCGTTCACATATCCAATCAGTTATATTGTCCAAATGATTCGCGGATTTGGTCTTATTCCAGATGAAATGTATAAG TCATACCAGGAATGTGGAGGGAATCTCATTTGTCTGTTGAACTTCCTTAAAATCGGACAG TTGACTTTAGTAAATTTTCCGCAACATATTTTAGAGACAAATTGTATTGCGCGGAACGAAATTGGTGCCTCATATGGACAAAGCTCTGTTGCTAAAAGGTTCCGTGGCTTCAATGTACATGCCTTGGATCCTTATTTCTTATGTAAG GGTGCGCAACTCATATCTCAGTGGGCTAATGACGGTAGCGTTCAAGAGGCCCTCCATGTACGGAAG GGAAGCATTGAAGAGTGGGTGCAATGCAGAGATGATTTGCCATTCAACAGAACTGTGCTCGACAGCAGACCATATTATGCAATCCTTAGCATGCAAGGTTACAGATCTCTAATATACAG TGGAGATCATGATTTGTTTGTATGCTCACTTTCAACTGAAGCATGGACAAAGTCATTGGGTTATTCTATAATTGATGATTGGCGACCATGGTTTCTGAACAACCAAATTGTTGG CTATACAAGAACCTTCTCTAACAACATGACATATGCCAAAATCAAG GGATCGGGCCACATTGCTCCAGTATACACGCCCCTTGAATGCTTCATCATGTTTAAAAGATGGATATCGTatgaaaaactttaa